A section of the Streptomyces sp. SCL15-4 genome encodes:
- a CDS encoding thioesterase family protein, translating into MRHIYRCPLRWADMDAYGHVNNVVFLRYLEEARIDFLFRPDKDFKQGSVVARHEIDYKRQLLHRHEPVTIELWVSEIRAASFTLAYEVKDGDLVYARASTVIVPFDFAAQRPRRITAEERDFLQEYADGGEGAAESEGEAVAA; encoded by the coding sequence GCTGGGCGGACATGGACGCGTACGGCCACGTCAACAACGTGGTGTTCCTCCGCTATCTGGAGGAGGCCCGGATCGACTTCCTGTTCCGCCCGGACAAGGACTTCAAGCAGGGGTCCGTGGTGGCGCGCCACGAGATCGACTACAAGCGGCAGCTCCTGCACCGGCACGAGCCGGTGACCATCGAGCTGTGGGTCAGCGAGATCAGGGCCGCCTCCTTCACCCTCGCCTACGAGGTGAAGGACGGCGATCTCGTCTACGCCCGGGCGTCGACGGTCATCGTCCCGTTCGACTTCGCCGCCCAGCGCCCGCGGCGGATCACCGCGGAGGAGCGTGACTTCCTCCAGGAGTACGCGGACGGCGGCGAGGGCGCGGCGGAGTCCGAGGGGGAGGCCGTCGCCGCATGA